A segment of the Gossypium hirsutum isolate 1008001.06 chromosome D10, Gossypium_hirsutum_v2.1, whole genome shotgun sequence genome:
TTCCCCATCTTTGTCCACCATTAACCTTTTGATTGTCCTCTGTATTTCCCCTCTCTCAAGCCCTTTCTCTAATTGCAAACCAATCCCCCAAACCTCACTCACATACCTTGCATTAACCTTTTGGTCAGTGAAACAAGGCATGCAAACCATAGGGACCCCTTCACAAATACTCTCCAAAGTTGAATTCCACCCATTGTGGGTCCAAAAGGCTCCCACAGATGGATGAGCCAACACTTGTTGTTGAGGAGCCCATTTAACAATATGTCCCTTCCCACCCAATGTTTCCAAGAACCCATTTGGCAATGGTTCAACCCAATTTGAACCATGGACTAGACCTGGCCTAACCACCCATAAGAATGGTTGGTTGCTATTAGCTAAACCCCAAGCTATCTCCAAGAATTGGGTTTCACTTATTGATGCTAAACTACCAAAGCTCACATAGATGACTGATTTAGGGTCTTGTTTATCTAACCATGAAATACAACTTTGGTCATGTGTTAACAAACTGCTTGAAGTAGTACTTGAAGTGACTGCAAAGCATTTATGGAATGGACCAATTGGAAAAAGTGGAACCCCAAGTTTTTGGTGAAGCGTTGCAAGGGAAGTCCATTCTAGTTCTTCAAAAGTGTTCCATATCATACCATTTGATGCTTTGCTTTGTTCCACCATGCCAACCACCACATTGTAAAGATCTTCAGGGTCATTTGTGTGGATCACTGGGAGGTCTTTTACTCTTAATGGAGGAAGGTCAACTATTGGCTCCTCTAGCTGAGAATCTACCGTCGGATAATATGACCATCACATATACGATGCTATAATCATTTTTATACGCAAATATATATAGAGTCATATACGTACCTTGTATAGGAAGGTACCCTTTTTCCCTTAGGagaggaaaagaagagaaaacacAAAAGGAAGAGGCAGCACCAGTCCTCAATACCATCCTAGGAACCTTAAGTTCATTTGCAACATCTTGAGTGAAGTAAAGTATAGCATCGGAAATCAAGCAAGCAATCGGCTCCTCTGAAGTATCGGACAACAAATCAGCCAAGCAATCACGAAAAGGCGATCCACATATCGCATTGAGCATCGAGACGAAAACGATGAGATCTTTCGTGCATCGATTGTTTTCAGGCAAGTCTTCGGAGATGATACGGAAAGTGAAGTGAGGGTAGTTTGAAGGGTTGGGAGAGTTGAAAGTGGTGTGGATAATGGTGATTGAGAACCCTCTTGAATGAAGAATGTTTGCAAGGTCAAACATGGGATTAATGTGGCCTTGTAATGGTAATGGAAACAACACTAATCTTCTGCCTTTCCTTTGCTCCATTTCAACACTGTTGATTTGCCTATCCATTGCTCTAATTTTTTTCACTTGGCCTTAAAAAATTGTATTTAGATCTCTTGTATCTAATTATCAACTCATCAATGTTAAAAGACAAAATGGCAATAAAAGTTGAACCTGAGTTGTCCTTTTTACTTGATTTTTCACATTCTGTGTTTTTATTTTATCCCTAGCACATGCTTAGCGGTGTATAGATGTGGTGCTGTCGTTGGAGGCCGCCGGCCTTTTGTTGCATTGTTGGTTTTCTTCCTTATTTTGATGTTGTTGACGGCTAAGGTAGTGAGCTTACTAGGGTTTTGTGAGGTTAAACTTGGGTTTTGGGGACCATTTCTAATTGCATTTGAGAAGCCAAAATTACTTTTCCACCACAAAAATAACGAAGAATACTTGATTTTTGGGTCAacaattagattaatttataatttatatatattatattatattatttaaatattttatgtaccattatattagattatttaaatataatttgtcattaaattaaattatttaaatataaattattattatatttaagattttaaaatatttaatataccattaattttataaataatttatattaaatactttaaagtatttaaaatttatactttgtttacccttatattaaattatttaaatatcataaaacttaattaatttttaactttctaTTATCATGtctaaaaagaatattttaatctTAAACCACATTCTTTTATAACACTTCTCCACTgcacttttcaaaaatatttctaaa
Coding sequences within it:
- the LOC107942666 gene encoding UDP-glycosyltransferase 76F1 — its product is MDRQINSVEMEQRKGRRLVLFPLPLQGHINPMFDLANILHSRGFSITIIHTTFNSPNPSNYPHFTFRIISEDLPENNRCTKDLIVFVSMLNAICGSPFRDCLADLLSDTSEEPIACLISDAILYFTQDVANELKVPRMVLRTGAASSFCVFSSFPLLREKGYLPIQDSQLEEPIVDLPPLRVKDLPVIHTNDPEDLYNVVVGMVEQSKASNGMIWNTFEELEWTSLATLHQKLGVPLFPIGPFHKCFAVTSSTTSSSLLTHDQSCISWLDKQDPKSVIYVSFGSLASISETQFLEIAWGLANSNQPFLWVVRPGLVHGSNWVEPLPNGFLETLGGKGHIVKWAPQQQVLAHPSVGAFWTHNGWNSTLESICEGVPMVCMPCFTDQKVNARYVSEVWGIGLQLEKGLERGEIQRTIKRLMVDKDGENIRERMLNLKEKSNLCLSESGSSKQALDSLVHHILSLESLTFRTH